The following coding sequences lie in one Niabella agricola genomic window:
- a CDS encoding isoaspartyl peptidase/L-asparaginase family protein, whose product MKRTQMFVLLAVCFLCAAGGQLVNGQELLNQGRYVLLIHGGAGTILREKMSPAKEKNYRLALEKALKAGYTAIKSGRPAPEAVQAAIRVLEDDSLFNAGRGAVFTHDGKNELDASIMDGKTGKAGAVAGVTVIKNPIDAAKAVMERSEHVMMAGRGAELFARECGLTIVDPRYFYTEERWQGLQRAIREDARKSKPDHSYQGTGYPDYKLGTVGAVALDQEGNLAAGTSTGGMTNKKFGRIGDSPVIGAGTYAKNQTAAVSCTGWGEYFIRSVAAYDLSALMEYQNMPVAAAGEAVMKKIGALGGDGGLIALDQNGNAAMPFNTAGMYRAAITNDGKTEIYIYKD is encoded by the coding sequence ATGAAGAGGACGCAGATGTTTGTGCTGCTGGCTGTGTGTTTCCTGTGTGCGGCAGGCGGGCAGCTGGTAAATGGCCAGGAGTTATTGAACCAGGGCCGGTATGTGCTGCTGATTCACGGCGGGGCCGGCACCATCCTGCGTGAAAAAATGTCGCCGGCGAAAGAAAAAAACTATCGGCTGGCGCTGGAGAAGGCCCTGAAGGCAGGATATACAGCAATAAAGTCGGGTCGGCCGGCGCCGGAGGCCGTGCAGGCTGCAATCCGCGTGCTGGAAGATGATTCGTTGTTCAACGCCGGAAGGGGCGCCGTATTTACCCACGATGGCAAAAATGAACTGGATGCTTCCATTATGGATGGTAAAACAGGAAAGGCCGGCGCCGTGGCAGGCGTAACCGTCATCAAAAATCCTATTGACGCGGCAAAAGCGGTAATGGAGCGGTCGGAACACGTAATGATGGCTGGAAGGGGAGCCGAACTTTTTGCAAGAGAATGCGGATTAACGATCGTAGATCCCCGGTATTTTTATACAGAGGAACGCTGGCAGGGATTACAGAGAGCGATCCGGGAAGATGCCCGGAAGAGCAAACCGGATCATAGTTACCAGGGTACCGGCTACCCCGATTATAAATTGGGAACAGTAGGTGCTGTAGCTTTGGATCAGGAAGGGAACCTGGCGGCAGGCACTTCCACCGGCGGTATGACCAATAAAAAATTTGGAAGGATTGGTGACAGCCCGGTGATTGGCGCCGGCACCTATGCAAAGAACCAGACGGCTGCTGTTTCCTGTACCGGCTGGGGTGAGTATTTTATACGCAGCGTTGCTGCCTACGATCTGTCGGCCCTGATGGAGTATCAAAACATGCCGGTTGCAGCAGCAGGCGAAGCCGTCATGAAAAAGATTGGCGCATTGGGCGGAGATGGCGGTTTAATTGCCCTGGACCAGAACGGGAATGCGGCGATGCCTTTTAATACAGCCGGTATGTACCGTGCGGCCATTACAAACGATGGTAAAACAGAAATCTATATTTATAAGGACTAA
- the clpB gene encoding ATP-dependent chaperone ClpB, translating to MNLGNFTIKAAEAFQQAQQLAFNAKNPNIEVEHILKALLEQEDSPVEFLLKKNNVTLNLVHNKLDELIKKLPVTNGEPAQQISRDANNVVLRAGASLKQFNDEFITPEHLLLAIVQGSDATAKLLKDAGLTEKGLVIAIKDLRKGETVSSQTQSQEFNALNKYAKNLNELARQGKLDPVIGRDEEIRRTLHILSRRTKNNPILVGEPGVGKTAIVEGLAHRIINGDVPENLKSKVIYALDMGLLIAGAKYKGEFEERLKGVVKEVSGSDGEIILFIDEIHTLVGAGGGEGAMDAANILKPALARGELRAVGATTLNEYQKFFEKDKALERRFQKVIVDEPSVDDAISILRGLKDKYETHHHVRIKDEAIIAAVELSHRYITDRYLPDKAIDLVDESAAKLRLEMNSMPEELDRLNRHIRQLEIEREAIKRENDDEKLKQLNTDIANLSVERDTLKAKWQEEKELVEKIQAGKAKIEDYKVEAEKAERNGDYGRVAEIRYGKIKEEEANIVRFTKELNDTAESRLLKEEVDAEDIAESIAKATGIPVTKMMQSDKERLLNLEAHLHQRVVGQDEAIIAVADAVRRSRAGLQDPRKPIGSFIFLGTTGVGKTELAKALAEFLFDDESMMTRIDMSEYQEKHTVSRLVGAPPGYVGYDEGGQLTEAVRRKPYSVVLLDEIEKAHPDVWNVLLQVLDDGRLTDNKGRVVNFKNTIIIMTSNIGSHIIQHAFDDVSEKNIDEATEKAKTEVMSLLRETIRPEFLNRVDEIIMFHPLLKKDIVDIVKIQLEALKKLVAQNGIQLEFSNYALEFLADQGYDPQFGARPLKRLIQKEIVNQLSKRILQGDLDRTKPVLVDVFDNTVVFRNEK from the coding sequence ATGAATCTGGGAAATTTTACAATTAAAGCAGCAGAGGCATTTCAACAGGCCCAACAGTTGGCCTTTAATGCTAAAAATCCGAATATAGAAGTAGAGCATATTTTAAAGGCATTGCTGGAACAGGAAGATTCGCCGGTGGAGTTTCTGTTGAAGAAAAACAACGTAACCCTGAACTTGGTACATAACAAGCTGGATGAGCTCATCAAAAAATTGCCGGTTACCAATGGCGAGCCGGCGCAGCAGATCAGCCGCGACGCCAATAATGTGGTGTTAAGGGCCGGAGCCTCTTTAAAACAATTCAACGACGAATTTATTACTCCAGAGCACCTGTTACTGGCCATCGTACAGGGCAGCGATGCTACGGCAAAACTGCTGAAAGACGCCGGCCTGACGGAGAAGGGCCTCGTCATCGCAATCAAGGATCTGCGAAAGGGGGAAACTGTTTCGTCTCAAACACAGTCGCAGGAATTCAATGCATTGAATAAATATGCAAAGAACCTGAATGAGTTGGCCCGCCAGGGAAAGCTGGACCCTGTTATTGGTCGTGACGAAGAAATCCGTCGTACCCTCCATATTTTAAGCCGTCGTACCAAGAATAATCCGATCCTTGTAGGAGAACCGGGTGTAGGTAAAACTGCAATTGTGGAAGGATTGGCACACCGGATCATCAATGGCGATGTGCCGGAAAACCTGAAATCAAAAGTGATTTATGCACTGGATATGGGGTTGCTGATTGCCGGGGCTAAGTACAAGGGCGAATTTGAAGAGCGGTTGAAAGGAGTGGTAAAAGAAGTGAGCGGAAGCGACGGGGAGATTATTTTGTTTATTGATGAGATTCACACCCTTGTGGGCGCCGGTGGCGGGGAAGGAGCGATGGATGCTGCCAATATCCTGAAACCGGCCCTGGCACGTGGAGAGCTGAGAGCCGTGGGCGCTACTACATTAAACGAATATCAAAAGTTTTTTGAGAAAGATAAGGCACTGGAACGGCGTTTTCAAAAGGTCATTGTAGATGAGCCATCCGTAGATGATGCCATTTCTATTTTACGCGGGTTAAAAGACAAATATGAAACCCACCACCACGTACGCATTAAAGATGAGGCCATCATTGCGGCTGTGGAATTGTCGCACCGGTATATTACCGATCGTTACCTGCCGGATAAGGCCATTGACCTGGTGGATGAGAGTGCCGCCAAACTGCGCCTGGAAATGAACTCCATGCCGGAGGAGCTGGACCGGTTGAACCGGCATATCCGCCAGCTGGAGATAGAACGGGAGGCGATTAAGCGTGAAAATGACGATGAAAAATTAAAGCAACTCAATACAGATATTGCCAACCTGTCTGTAGAACGAGATACGCTCAAAGCTAAATGGCAGGAAGAAAAAGAACTGGTGGAAAAGATACAGGCCGGTAAAGCGAAGATTGAAGACTATAAGGTGGAAGCGGAAAAAGCAGAACGCAACGGCGATTACGGCCGGGTGGCGGAGATCCGGTATGGCAAAATAAAGGAAGAAGAGGCCAATATTGTTCGGTTTACCAAAGAACTAAATGATACTGCGGAAAGCCGTTTGCTGAAAGAAGAAGTGGATGCGGAGGATATTGCGGAAAGCATTGCCAAGGCTACCGGCATCCCGGTAACCAAGATGATGCAGAGTGATAAAGAACGGCTGCTGAACCTGGAAGCGCACCTGCATCAGCGGGTGGTAGGCCAGGATGAAGCGATTATTGCAGTAGCCGATGCCGTACGCAGAAGCCGGGCCGGTTTACAGGACCCGCGCAAACCGATCGGTTCTTTTATTTTCCTGGGGACCACCGGTGTGGGGAAAACAGAACTGGCAAAAGCGCTGGCGGAATTTCTTTTTGATGATGAAAGTATGATGACCCGCATCGATATGAGCGAGTACCAGGAAAAACATACGGTTAGCCGTTTGGTGGGAGCACCTCCCGGTTATGTAGGATATGATGAAGGGGGGCAGCTAACCGAAGCGGTGCGGCGGAAACCGTACAGCGTGGTGCTGCTGGATGAGATTGAAAAAGCACATCCGGATGTGTGGAATGTATTGCTGCAGGTATTGGACGACGGGCGCCTGACCGACAACAAGGGGCGCGTGGTGAACTTTAAGAATACCATCATCATTATGACCAGCAATATCGGTAGTCATATTATACAGCATGCATTTGACGATGTAAGCGAGAAGAATATAGATGAAGCAACCGAAAAAGCAAAAACGGAGGTGATGAGTTTATTAAGAGAAACCATCCGCCCCGAGTTCCTGAACCGGGTTGATGAGATTATCATGTTCCACCCGTTGCTGAAAAAAGACATTGTGGATATTGTAAAGATACAGCTGGAAGCGTTGAAGAAACTGGTGGCTCAGAATGGCATTCAGCTGGAATTTAGCAATTATGCGCTGGAATTTTTGGCAGATCAGGGGTACGATCCACAGTTTGGAGCGCGGCCGCTGAAACGGCTGATCCAAAAGGAAATCGTCAATCAGTTGAGCAAACGGATCCTGCAGGGTGATCTTGACCGGACCAAACCGGTATTGGTAGATGTATTTGATAATACCGTGGTTTTTAGGAATGAAAAATAA
- a CDS encoding DsbA family protein has product MSLKKESEEIIEPKDIFVGKKEAPVVLMEFGEYESEECARANEIVKQILENYEGKVKLNFRHFPQTRIHQRSLKAAESAIAAAQEGKFWEMHNVLFQNRRNLGTTSLKLHSKEAGVNNKNFLEELVNGTYGWQVQDDLKYGIDLGVKEVPTFFVNGQMVKGKATYALLSQAIDEALKGAKKKPVDKAKAKPKSEPKAESNTAPKAPAKTVAKAPVKTKTKAK; this is encoded by the coding sequence ATGAGTCTGAAGAAAGAATCTGAAGAAATTATTGAGCCGAAGGACATATTTGTGGGCAAGAAAGAAGCGCCTGTAGTATTGATGGAATTTGGAGAATATGAAAGTGAGGAGTGTGCCCGGGCCAATGAAATCGTAAAACAGATTTTAGAAAATTACGAAGGCAAAGTAAAACTTAATTTTCGTCACTTTCCTCAAACAAGAATTCATCAGAGAAGTTTGAAAGCAGCCGAGTCTGCAATTGCCGCCGCGCAGGAAGGTAAGTTTTGGGAAATGCACAATGTGCTGTTTCAAAATAGAAGAAACCTGGGCACCACCAGTTTAAAATTACATTCCAAAGAAGCGGGTGTAAACAATAAAAATTTTTTAGAAGAGCTGGTAAACGGCACCTATGGATGGCAGGTTCAGGATGATCTGAAATATGGCATCGACCTGGGCGTAAAAGAAGTGCCTACTTTTTTTGTAAACGGTCAAATGGTAAAAGGAAAAGCAACCTATGCACTCCTTAGCCAGGCCATTGATGAGGCCCTTAAAGGGGCTAAGAAAAAGCCTGTTGATAAAGCCAAGGCAAAGCCCAAGTCAGAGCCTAAAGCAGAGTCGAATACAGCGCCCAAAGCACCTGCGAAAACGGTTGCAAAAGCGCCCGTAAAAACAAAGACGAAAGCTAAATAA
- the dnaA gene encoding chromosomal replication initiator protein DnaA — translation MEKNVEKIWSNCLKIIKDIVEWQHYKTWFEPIKAISLKNNVLVIQVPSQFFFEYLEEHYVNLLAKTLKRELGKEARLEYRIMVDSGNSKNKPLTMDVTGTGYKTYSNNEMDFPLVINNPVKNPFVIPGIKKMQIDPQLNVNYTFDAYIEGDCNRVARRAGKTVAEKPGANSFNPLVVYGGVGLGKTHLVQAIGNEVKKTHPNKIVLYVSSEKFINQFMDHSRNNAINDFIHFYQLIDVLIVDDVQFFSKAEKSQDAFFAIFNHLHQSGKQLILTSDKSPKDLEGVQERLLSRFRWGLSADLQIPDYETRIEILERKMKADGLEMPKEVVKYIAYNINSNVRELEGALISLLAQSSLNRREIDLDLAKKVLRNFIKSSSKEITIDTIQKMVCDYFNVPYDKLLQKTRKREIVQARQITMYLAKSFTKNSLKTIGEHFGGRDHTTVIHSCQTVKDLMDTDAVFRENVLELHQKVQLAAM, via the coding sequence ATGGAGAAAAATGTCGAAAAAATCTGGTCGAATTGTTTAAAGATTATTAAAGACATTGTGGAGTGGCAGCACTATAAAACCTGGTTTGAACCGATTAAAGCAATTTCATTAAAAAATAATGTGCTGGTGATCCAGGTCCCCAGCCAATTCTTTTTTGAGTATCTTGAAGAACATTACGTAAATTTATTGGCAAAGACATTGAAGCGTGAGTTGGGGAAAGAAGCCCGCCTTGAATATCGCATCATGGTCGACAGCGGAAACAGTAAGAATAAACCGCTGACGATGGATGTTACAGGAACGGGGTATAAAACCTATTCCAATAACGAAATGGATTTTCCGCTCGTGATCAATAATCCTGTAAAGAATCCTTTTGTCATCCCCGGCATTAAAAAAATGCAGATTGACCCCCAGTTGAACGTCAACTATACGTTTGATGCTTATATTGAGGGCGACTGTAACCGTGTGGCCCGCCGCGCCGGTAAAACGGTGGCAGAAAAACCCGGGGCCAACTCGTTCAATCCGCTGGTGGTATATGGGGGGGTAGGACTGGGAAAAACCCATCTGGTGCAGGCCATTGGCAATGAGGTAAAGAAAACGCATCCCAATAAGATCGTTCTGTATGTAAGTTCCGAAAAATTTATTAACCAGTTTATGGATCATAGCCGGAACAATGCGATCAATGATTTTATTCATTTTTATCAGCTGATCGACGTGCTGATCGTGGATGATGTACAGTTCTTTAGCAAGGCCGAAAAATCACAGGATGCATTTTTTGCCATCTTCAATCACCTGCATCAGTCAGGAAAACAGCTGATCCTTACTTCTGATAAGTCGCCCAAGGACCTGGAAGGGGTACAGGAACGCCTGCTGAGCCGCTTCAGGTGGGGGCTGAGCGCAGATCTCCAGATTCCTGATTATGAAACCCGTATCGAGATCCTGGAACGGAAGATGAAGGCCGATGGGCTGGAAATGCCCAAGGAAGTGGTGAAATACATTGCCTATAATATTAACAGTAATGTACGGGAGCTGGAGGGCGCGCTGATCTCATTGCTGGCCCAATCTTCTCTCAACCGGAGGGAAATAGACCTGGATCTGGCCAAAAAGGTATTGCGCAACTTCATCAAATCTTCCAGTAAGGAAATTACCATCGATACCATTCAGAAAATGGTTTGCGATTATTTTAACGTGCCCTACGACAAATTGCTGCAAAAAACCCGTAAACGGGAAATTGTACAGGCCCGCCAGATCACGATGTACCTTGCCAAGTCGTTTACCAAGAATAGTCTGAAAACCATTGGGGAGCATTTTGGAGGAAGGGATCATACAACGGTGATTCACTCCTGTCAGACAGTAAAAGACCTGATGGATACTGACGCCGTTTTTCGTGAAAATGTATTGGAATTGCACCAGAAAGTGCAACTGGCTGCCATGTAA
- a CDS encoding DUF72 domain-containing protein → MYYIGTSGYSYPYWKGRFYPDQLPASKWLQYYATQFNTLELNHTFYRFPTVASLIKSANLTPPDFLFSVKAPKVITHIKRLTGVADTIQEFMEVIQAALGNKLSSVLYQMPPSYTFSEERLTNVAEQLSLDNRNVIEFRHVSWWRQEVFDLLCKHRINFCSVSYPGLPAGNMITGNFLYRRMHGVPDLFQSSYSEKELVQLYQELPAGKDAFIFFNNTTFESGYTNAYFLKQLAIQHNAKK, encoded by the coding sequence ATGTATTACATTGGAACATCAGGCTATAGTTATCCTTATTGGAAAGGCAGGTTTTATCCGGATCAACTGCCGGCGTCTAAATGGCTGCAATACTATGCAACTCAATTTAACACACTCGAACTAAATCATACTTTCTACCGGTTTCCAACCGTAGCGTCCTTAATAAAATCGGCGAACCTGACACCACCTGATTTTCTGTTTTCTGTAAAAGCACCTAAGGTTATTACACATATAAAGCGACTGACGGGTGTTGCGGATACGATACAGGAATTCATGGAGGTTATACAAGCGGCGCTGGGCAACAAACTAAGCAGTGTGCTGTACCAAATGCCTCCTTCCTATACATTTTCGGAAGAACGATTAACAAATGTGGCGGAACAATTATCTCTGGATAACCGGAATGTAATTGAGTTCCGCCATGTTTCCTGGTGGCGGCAGGAAGTATTTGATCTTCTTTGCAAACACCGCATCAATTTCTGCAGTGTCAGCTATCCGGGCCTTCCCGCCGGCAATATGATTACCGGTAACTTTTTGTACCGCCGGATGCATGGTGTACCCGATTTGTTTCAGTCGTCCTATTCTGAAAAAGAACTGGTACAGCTATATCAGGAACTACCCGCAGGAAAAGACGCATTTATATTCTTCAACAATACCACTTTTGAAAGCGGGTATACCAATGCTTATTTTTTAAAGCAGTTAGCCATTCAGCATAACGCCAAGAAATAG
- a CDS encoding DUF1328 domain-containing protein, giving the protein MRILTKSTPLDDDDYNAIKGAAVIPCWYSSCFSLNGACSKFALYSIFSYLNTFFMLRWTITFLVIAVIAAILGFTGVAAAFAGIAKVLFVIFLILFILSFFMGKRNVP; this is encoded by the coding sequence ATGCGCATATTAACGAAGAGCACTCCTTTAGATGATGATGATTACAACGCCATTAAGGGTGCTGCAGTCATCCCCTGTTGGTATAGTTCTTGTTTTTCATTAAACGGGGCTTGTTCGAAGTTTGCTTTGTATAGCATTTTTTCTTACTTAAATACATTTTTTATGTTACGTTGGACCATCACATTTTTAGTTATTGCGGTTATTGCAGCAATATTGGGCTTTACAGGAGTGGCCGCGGCTTTTGCAGGCATTGCAAAAGTGCTATTCGTTATTTTCCTGATTCTTTTTATACTGTCCTTTTTTATGGGAAAAAGAAATGTCCCGTAA
- a CDS encoding AraC family transcriptional regulator — MKPVNTSSSTLKKMEGFAGQLTCILPQAKVQFCAQHIFCKKLYITDIGYYPNAAHHDRERPKGCSQYILIYCVKGRGWYSIEDKLYEVKSNEFFIIPAGTAHHYGAHEKDPWSIYWLHFSGADADFYYRLLTKTQGRVPVSAVVSTSRQLIFYDIIQHLELMNNADNIIYSCSSVHAYLSSFQNTQIKLSANENDIIQQCITFMKQNLDKPLRLDEISTEVGLSSSHLSALFKKQVKSSPIHLFTSLKIQKACQMLMDNSHNIKTISYSLGYEDQYHFSRVFKKIMGISPKHFKNK, encoded by the coding sequence ATGAAGCCAGTCAATACAAGCAGCAGCACGTTGAAAAAAATGGAAGGCTTTGCCGGCCAGCTGACCTGTATTCTGCCGCAGGCTAAAGTCCAGTTCTGTGCGCAGCATATTTTTTGCAAAAAACTTTACATCACCGATATCGGTTACTATCCCAATGCCGCACACCATGACCGCGAGCGTCCAAAAGGTTGTTCCCAGTATATTTTAATTTATTGTGTAAAAGGACGGGGCTGGTATTCCATTGAGGATAAATTATACGAAGTAAAATCCAACGAATTCTTTATTATACCGGCGGGCACCGCCCATCACTATGGCGCCCATGAAAAAGATCCCTGGAGCATTTACTGGCTCCACTTCTCCGGCGCAGATGCAGACTTCTATTACCGGCTACTTACAAAAACACAGGGAAGGGTTCCGGTAAGCGCTGTGGTCAGCACTTCACGACAGCTTATTTTCTACGACATTATCCAACATCTGGAATTAATGAACAATGCTGATAATATTATTTACAGTTGCAGCTCCGTGCATGCCTACCTTTCCTCGTTCCAGAATACGCAGATAAAATTATCCGCCAATGAGAACGACATCATCCAGCAGTGCATCACCTTTATGAAACAAAACCTTGACAAGCCCCTGCGTTTGGATGAGATCAGCACTGAGGTTGGACTTTCATCTTCCCATCTCTCCGCTTTGTTTAAAAAACAGGTCAAATCCAGTCCAATCCATTTATTCACCTCCCTGAAAATACAGAAGGCTTGCCAGATGTTGATGGATAACTCGCACAACATCAAAACCATCTCCTATAGCCTCGGCTATGAAGACCAATATCATTTTTCGAGGGTTTTCAAAAAAATCATGGGAATCTCTCCCAAACACTTTAAAAACAAATAA